A genomic stretch from Juglans microcarpa x Juglans regia isolate MS1-56 chromosome 3S, Jm3101_v1.0, whole genome shotgun sequence includes:
- the LOC121257759 gene encoding LOW QUALITY PROTEIN: uncharacterized protein LOC121257759 (The sequence of the model RefSeq protein was modified relative to this genomic sequence to represent the inferred CDS: inserted 1 base in 1 codon): protein MDYDFRTRSGASYDPQVPMYRTASSSAPSXHPMYGPSLYPRVGQPQPSNTVVPSAANRPSSYHQHHTTTTSSSSSSSGLGIRVMIKPQYRITPPPQLSPQVGDIPRSNFQFDFDFERKVLAEAEKESQNWSRLGMENLPPRTTESTSSTGSVADPVVSKYISMGLSRDAVPLAVANYGDDPTKVRDFVNGYTLLREMGFSSSNVAEALVVYENDTDKALAHFLNSSS from the exons ATGGACTACGATTTCAGGACCAGGTCCGGCGCATCTTATGACCCACAAGTTCCGATGTACCGGACAGCTTCATCATCGGCGCCTT CCCACCCGATGTACGGACCTTCGCTCTATCCCCGCGTCGGTCAACCACAACCCAGCAACACCGTGGTCCCTTCTGCCGCAAATCGCCCCTCTTCCTACCACCAAcaccacaccaccaccacctcctcctcttcttcttctt CAGGATTGGGAATTAGGGTTATGATTAAACCTCAATATCGGATCACTCCTCCG CCTCAATTATCACCACAAGTAGGGGATATTCCCCGAAGCAATTTCCAATTcgattttgattttgagagaAAAGTGTTAGCTGAAGCAGAGAAGGAAAGCCAGAACTGGAGCAGGCTTGGGATGGAAAACCTTCCACCTAGAACTACAGAATCAACATCTTCAACG GGATCTGTTGCAGATCCTGTGGTGAGCAAATATATTTCTATGGGGCTCAGCCGAGATGCTGTTCCACTTGCAGTTGCAAATTATGGAGATGATCCAACCAAG GTTCGGGATTTTGTCAATGGCTACACACTCCTACGAGAAATGGGATTTTCGTCAAGCAATGTAGCAGAGGCCTTAGTTGTGTATGAGAACGACACAGACAAGGCACTAGCACATTTCCTTAACAGTTCTTCGTAA